Proteins encoded by one window of Halococcus salifodinae DSM 8989:
- a CDS encoding hydantoinase/oxoprolinase family protein produces the protein MRLGIEDHDVRLAVDVGGTFTDVVVLSGDDLTTAKVPSTDDQSVGVIEGIEKACAEAGIDPADIDSFAHGMTVSVNALLEETGAKTALVTTEGFGDVLEIGRQDRPALYDLDAEKPTPLVPRRRRHELTERATVDGIETPIDDEDVRALADELADDIDSVAVCLLHAYAHPENERRVAEILREECDAHVSVSHEVLAEFREYERTATTVADAYVTPAIDSYIGQLEARADEHGISTPRVMQSNGGIADPTTVRENAVTTVLSGPAAGVVGADTTAADRADELAGLITFDMGGTSSDVSLVRDGEVERTTDATIGNRPIGVPMVDLTTVGAGGGSVAWVDAGGALRVGPESAGANPGPACYGRGGTTPTVTDANVVLGYIGGSSALGGELELDEVAAHEALAGLAAEAGLDDAVEAARGVYRVANATMTRTIRSITVERGHDPRQFGLVAFGGAGPMHATALADALDIERVVVPRACGVLSAYGLLAADEKHDAVQTYRTPLAAIDTDAVENAYDDLAESVRADASAPNAASIERAADCRYAGQSFELTVPVAEPLDPTALEERFQTAHDTAYGYRMDDAVELVTLRTTATIEREPTTPAYAGEGEPQKDQREAVFGDERHRTPVYAREALPAEDELTGPVICEGNESTVVVPPGWCGTVGTDGTLVLERGDEP, from the coding sequence ATGCGCCTCGGTATCGAGGATCACGATGTGCGCCTCGCTGTCGATGTCGGTGGCACGTTCACCGACGTGGTGGTGCTCAGCGGTGACGACCTCACGACCGCGAAGGTGCCGAGCACCGACGACCAGAGCGTCGGCGTCATCGAGGGCATCGAGAAAGCCTGCGCCGAGGCCGGCATCGACCCCGCGGACATCGACTCGTTCGCCCACGGCATGACCGTCTCGGTCAACGCACTTCTCGAAGAGACAGGTGCGAAGACCGCGCTAGTCACGACCGAGGGCTTCGGCGACGTGCTCGAAATCGGCCGTCAGGATCGCCCCGCGCTGTACGATCTCGACGCCGAAAAGCCGACGCCGCTGGTTCCCCGCCGCCGACGTCACGAACTCACCGAACGCGCGACCGTCGATGGTATCGAGACGCCGATCGACGACGAGGACGTGCGGGCGCTCGCCGACGAACTCGCCGACGACATCGATTCCGTCGCGGTCTGTCTGCTGCACGCCTACGCCCACCCCGAAAACGAGCGCCGCGTCGCCGAGATCCTCCGCGAGGAGTGCGACGCCCACGTTTCGGTCTCCCACGAGGTACTGGCCGAGTTCCGCGAGTACGAACGCACTGCAACCACGGTCGCCGATGCGTACGTCACGCCCGCAATCGATAGCTACATCGGTCAGCTCGAAGCGCGCGCCGACGAGCACGGGATATCGACGCCGCGCGTGATGCAGTCGAACGGTGGCATCGCCGACCCGACGACCGTGCGTGAGAACGCCGTTACCACCGTTCTATCGGGACCGGCGGCGGGCGTCGTCGGAGCCGACACGACTGCCGCCGACCGAGCGGACGAACTGGCGGGCCTCATCACCTTCGACATGGGCGGGACCTCCTCGGACGTGAGCCTCGTCCGCGATGGCGAGGTCGAACGCACGACCGACGCCACGATCGGGAACCGCCCCATCGGCGTCCCGATGGTCGATCTGACCACGGTCGGCGCTGGTGGCGGCTCGGTTGCGTGGGTGGATGCGGGCGGCGCACTCCGTGTCGGTCCCGAGAGCGCCGGCGCGAACCCCGGTCCCGCCTGCTACGGGCGCGGCGGAACCACGCCCACAGTGACCGATGCGAACGTCGTGCTCGGCTATATCGGTGGGAGCTCCGCACTGGGCGGCGAACTCGAACTCGACGAGGTGGCCGCCCACGAAGCGCTCGCTGGCCTCGCGGCCGAGGCGGGGCTCGACGATGCAGTTGAAGCCGCACGCGGGGTCTATCGGGTGGCGAACGCGACGATGACGCGCACGATTCGCTCGATTACCGTCGAGCGCGGCCACGATCCGCGGCAGTTCGGCCTCGTCGCCTTTGGCGGTGCAGGGCCGATGCACGCGACCGCACTCGCCGACGCGCTCGACATCGAGCGGGTCGTCGTCCCGCGTGCCTGCGGCGTGCTATCGGCGTACGGGCTGCTGGCGGCCGACGAGAAACACGATGCTGTCCAGACCTACCGGACGCCGCTTGCGGCTATCGACACCGACGCGGTCGAGAACGCCTACGACGATCTCGCCGAAAGCGTCAGAGCGGACGCTTCTGCCCCGAACGCCGCGTCCATCGAGCGGGCGGCGGACTGTCGGTACGCTGGCCAGAGCTTCGAACTCACCGTCCCGGTCGCGGAGCCGCTCGATCCGACGGCGCTCGAAGAGCGCTTCCAGACGGCCCACGACACCGCCTACGGCTATCGGATGGACGACGCGGTCGAACTCGTCACGCTGCGGACGACCGCAACCATCGAGCGCGAACCGACGACCCCCGCGTACGCCGGCGAGGGCGAGCCGCAGAAGGACCAGCGGGAGGCGGTCTTCGGTGACGAGCGACACCGAACGCCGGTCTATGCTCGTGAAGCGCTTCCCGCCGAGGACGAACTGACTGGACCGGTGATTTGTGAAGGGAACGAAAGTACCGTCGTCGTCCCACCGGGATGGTGCGGAACGGTCGGGACCGATGGAACGCTCGTTCTCGAACGGGGTGATGAACCATGA
- a CDS encoding hydantoinase B/oxoprolinase family protein: MSDTESTLDAVTLEIIRNQLEGVAEEMGEVLITSAYSPNIKERRDCSTALFDADGRLVAQAEHIPVHLGAMPEAVDAVLDDEPKPGDVFVLNDPFAGGTHLPDITMVSPISVAETGSAEASSDAETSPEIVGYAVSRAHHADVGGMTPGSMPAGARDIQQEGLRLPPTRLVDGGEIDADVRELILANVRDSRERWADLRAQLAANERGGERLRALLDEHGHEELLTAFDAVIDYSRDRVASELSELPDGTWEASDALEGDGVTDVDIPIEVTVELDGGEATVDFTGTAGQVAGNLNAPLAVAKSAVYFVIRCVTDPEIPPNQGCYDPISVHVPSKSLLNPESPAAVVGGNVETSQRVTDVTFAALANAAPEVVPAGGQGTMNNLTIGGRTDGDDEITAEEFSYYETIGGGFGARPSKDGMDGVQVGMTNTLNTPVEALEAAYPLAVERYALRPGSGGNGRYRGGLGIERSVTLGTDATVSLLTERRRIPPRGIAGGADGATGENFIDDEPVPAKTTREVDAGTTVTVRTPGGGGHGDPDERDETLEARDRADGKTGMENQS, translated from the coding sequence ATGAGTGATACCGAATCGACCCTCGACGCAGTAACGCTCGAAATCATTCGCAATCAGCTCGAAGGCGTCGCCGAGGAGATGGGCGAGGTGCTCATCACGAGCGCGTACTCTCCCAACATCAAGGAGCGCCGGGACTGCTCGACGGCGCTCTTCGATGCGGACGGACGGCTCGTCGCTCAGGCCGAACATATCCCCGTGCATCTCGGCGCGATGCCCGAGGCGGTCGATGCCGTGCTCGACGACGAGCCCAAGCCGGGCGACGTGTTCGTGCTCAACGACCCCTTCGCGGGTGGCACACACCTCCCCGACATCACGATGGTCTCCCCGATCTCCGTAGCGGAGACCGGAAGTGCTGAGGCCAGCTCGGATGCTGAGACCAGCCCGGAAATCGTCGGCTATGCGGTCTCACGCGCTCATCACGCCGACGTGGGTGGGATGACGCCCGGCAGCATGCCGGCCGGCGCGCGCGACATCCAGCAGGAAGGGCTTCGCCTCCCGCCGACGCGACTCGTCGACGGCGGCGAGATCGACGCGGACGTCCGGGAGCTGATCCTCGCGAACGTTCGCGATTCCCGCGAGCGCTGGGCGGACCTGCGCGCCCAGCTCGCGGCCAACGAGCGTGGCGGCGAACGGCTCCGAGCGCTGCTCGACGAACACGGCCACGAGGAACTCCTCACGGCGTTCGATGCAGTCATCGACTACTCGCGCGACCGGGTCGCAAGCGAACTTTCCGAGCTTCCCGATGGCACGTGGGAAGCCAGCGATGCACTCGAAGGCGACGGTGTGACCGACGTGGACATTCCAATCGAAGTGACGGTCGAACTCGATGGTGGCGAAGCGACCGTCGATTTCACGGGCACCGCTGGACAAGTCGCAGGCAACCTGAACGCGCCGCTGGCGGTGGCCAAAAGTGCGGTGTATTTCGTCATCCGGTGCGTGACGGACCCGGAAATACCACCGAACCAAGGGTGTTACGACCCGATCTCGGTTCATGTCCCGTCGAAATCGCTGTTGAACCCCGAGTCGCCGGCCGCCGTCGTCGGTGGCAACGTCGAGACGAGCCAGCGCGTGACCGACGTGACCTTCGCTGCGCTCGCCAATGCCGCCCCCGAGGTGGTGCCTGCCGGTGGTCAGGGGACGATGAACAACCTCACTATTGGCGGCCGGACCGACGGCGATGACGAGATCACGGCCGAGGAGTTCTCCTACTACGAAACCATCGGCGGTGGCTTCGGCGCACGTCCAAGCAAAGACGGCATGGACGGCGTACAGGTGGGAATGACGAACACGTTGAACACCCCAGTCGAGGCGCTCGAAGCGGCCTACCCACTTGCCGTCGAGCGGTATGCGCTGCGGCCGGGCAGCGGTGGGAACGGACGGTATCGTGGTGGGTTGGGAATCGAACGTTCCGTCACGCTCGGCACCGACGCGACCGTCTCGCTGCTCACCGAGCGCCGCCGAATCCCGCCGCGTGGCATCGCTGGCGGTGCGGACGGCGCGACCGGCGAGAACTTCATTGACGACGAGCCGGTGCCAGCAAAGACGACTCGCGAGGTCGATGCCGGAACGACCGTAACTGTGCGCACGCCGGGCGGCGGCGGTCATGGTGATCCCGACGAGCGCGACGAGACACTCGAAGCACGCGACCGTGCGGACGGCAAGACGGGTATGGAGAACCAGTCATGA
- a CDS encoding maleate cis-trans isomerase family protein, with translation MNGWRARIGLIVPSSNTTAEPELSAATPAGVSVHAARMPLENVTADDLDTMADRAIECAELLNDAAVDVVAYGCTTGSLLHGHGFDAELEATIEATADCPTVATALSVERCLDALGCQRIALATPYVNDLTRREVEYLEASDREVVAVDGREIEANTAIGSLTAEDAYRQVKALLADVDEPDGVFVSCTNYSSLSVVETLEADLGLPVVTSNAATAWDALRTVDVDAEAVPGRRH, from the coding sequence ATGAACGGCTGGCGCGCCCGGATCGGACTGATCGTCCCTTCCTCGAACACGACCGCCGAGCCGGAGCTTTCGGCAGCCACTCCGGCAGGCGTGAGCGTTCATGCCGCTCGAATGCCGCTGGAAAACGTCACTGCGGACGATCTCGATACGATGGCGGACCGTGCGATCGAGTGCGCGGAGCTTCTGAACGACGCCGCTGTCGACGTCGTCGCCTACGGGTGTACGACCGGCAGCCTGCTGCACGGACACGGCTTCGACGCCGAACTGGAAGCGACAATCGAGGCGACGGCAGACTGCCCGACGGTGGCGACTGCACTCTCGGTCGAGCGGTGTCTCGATGCGCTCGGGTGTCAGCGTATCGCCCTCGCGACACCGTACGTGAACGACCTCACACGGCGTGAAGTCGAGTATCTCGAAGCGAGCGACCGCGAGGTCGTCGCCGTCGACGGCCGGGAGATCGAGGCGAACACGGCCATCGGCTCGCTCACGGCTGAAGACGCCTACCGACAGGTCAAAGCGCTTCTCGCGGACGTCGACGAACCCGATGGCGTCTTCGTCTCGTGTACGAACTATTCATCCCTGTCGGTCGTGGAGACACTCGAAGCCGATCTCGGACTCCCGGTCGTCACCAGCAACGCAGCCACAGCGTGGGATGCACTGCGGACAGTCGACGTCGATGCCGAAGCCGTTCCCGGTCGACGACACTGA
- a CDS encoding geranylgeranylglycerol-phosphate geranylgeranyltransferase: MTGERARGLFELTRPINAVAAGALTFIGAFVVGGLDRPAMVAAAAGATVLAVAAGNTMNDYFDREIDRINQPDRAIPRGAVTPREALVSSLVLFAGAVALSLFLPLLAVAIAVVNLLALVAYTELFKGLPGVGNAVVGYLGGSTFLFGAAAVGRVTAAVVVLFALAALSTVAREIVKDVEDLAGDREEGLKTLPIAVGERTALWLAVGLLAVALAASPLPYVQGTFGWPYLVVVALADLAMIYAAVESFADPTAGQEHLSYAMFLAAAAFVVGRVAVAL; this comes from the coding sequence ATGACTGGCGAGCGCGCCCGTGGCTTGTTCGAACTCACGCGCCCGATCAACGCGGTCGCTGCGGGCGCGCTGACGTTCATCGGTGCGTTCGTCGTCGGTGGGCTGGATCGACCTGCGATGGTGGCCGCGGCGGCAGGTGCGACCGTCCTCGCCGTGGCCGCGGGCAACACGATGAACGACTACTTCGACCGCGAGATCGACCGGATCAACCAGCCCGATCGGGCGATCCCGCGCGGTGCGGTCACGCCGCGCGAGGCACTCGTCTCCAGTCTCGTGCTGTTCGCCGGCGCAGTCGCACTTTCACTCTTTCTTCCCCTGCTCGCGGTCGCGATCGCGGTCGTGAACCTCCTCGCGCTCGTCGCCTACACGGAGCTGTTCAAGGGGCTACCGGGCGTCGGCAACGCCGTCGTCGGCTATCTCGGCGGGAGCACGTTTCTGTTCGGTGCGGCGGCGGTCGGACGGGTCACGGCTGCGGTCGTCGTGCTGTTCGCGCTGGCGGCGCTCTCGACGGTAGCCCGCGAGATCGTGAAGGATGTCGAGGACCTCGCCGGCGATCGCGAAGAAGGGCTGAAAACCCTCCCGATCGCCGTCGGCGAGCGTACTGCGCTCTGGCTCGCGGTCGGGCTGCTCGCGGTCGCGCTTGCCGCCAGCCCGCTGCCGTACGTCCAGGGGACGTTCGGCTGGCCGTATCTCGTCGTGGTCGCGCTCGCGGATCTCGCCATGATCTACGCCGCAGTCGAGAGCTTCGCCGATCCGACCGCCGGCCAGGAGCATCTGAGCTACGCGATGTTCCTCGCTGCCGCCGCGTTCGTCGTCGGCCGGGTCGCGGTCGCACTCTGA
- a CDS encoding CoA-binding protein, whose translation MPVTDDDELREILGLETVAVVGCSSTPGKDAHEIPRYLREHGYDVIPINPYADEIFGREPADSLADVDEAIDIVDVFRPSDEVSGIVDSALDRDDAPVIWTQLGIRDPEATDRAEDSGRQVVEDKCIKVEHGRLC comes from the coding sequence ATGCCAGTGACTGACGACGACGAACTCCGCGAGATCCTGGGTCTGGAAACGGTGGCTGTCGTCGGGTGTTCGTCCACACCGGGTAAGGACGCCCACGAGATCCCGCGCTACCTCCGCGAACACGGCTACGACGTCATCCCGATCAACCCCTACGCCGACGAAATCTTCGGGCGCGAGCCCGCCGACTCGCTCGCTGACGTCGACGAAGCGATCGACATCGTCGACGTGTTCCGTCCGAGCGACGAGGTGAGCGGGATCGTCGATAGCGCGCTCGATCGCGACGATGCACCCGTCATCTGGACGCAGCTCGGGATCCGCGACCCGGAAGCGACCGATCGGGCCGAGGATTCGGGTCGGCAGGTCGTCGAGGACAAATGCATAAAAGTCGAACACGGGCGGCTCTGTTGA
- a CDS encoding DUF5798 family protein produces MGLGTTAKKLQTVTEMAEKLYTKVDELRTQVNEVKTHVEATSNRVERIERDLDEQRAILDALAEEQGIDIDEQVAEATIREAEPDHAADANADISSEEGADADNAGTGGVEVNETGTDETETDRSGAEGTAGANR; encoded by the coding sequence ATGGGACTCGGAACCACGGCCAAGAAGCTCCAGACGGTGACGGAGATGGCCGAAAAGCTGTACACGAAAGTCGACGAACTCAGAACCCAGGTCAACGAAGTCAAGACTCACGTCGAGGCCACGAGCAACCGAGTCGAACGCATCGAACGCGATCTCGACGAACAGCGGGCGATCCTCGACGCGCTCGCCGAGGAGCAGGGGATCGATATCGACGAGCAGGTCGCCGAAGCGACGATCAGAGAGGCCGAGCCCGACCACGCAGCCGACGCGAACGCCGATATCTCGAGCGAAGAGGGGGCCGACGCGGACAACGCCGGAACGGGCGGAGTCGAGGTGAACGAGACCGGAACAGACGAAACAGAGACGGACCGAAGCGGGGCGGAGGGGACCGCCGGAGCCAACCGATAA
- a CDS encoding DUF7548 family protein, producing the protein MDGTRSAPLVGIVGCLAVLAALVAPYLVADAGAVGVYYDAGTGPTPLLVGLFAAVTVIALAAGRADRTDPATAAGVALVFGVCIAALALVWAVTVPDAIVFQLSRTDLVSFHRWVLAAVSLAVPIGSAWYTRALGLV; encoded by the coding sequence ATGGACGGTACGCGGTCCGCCCCGCTGGTCGGCATCGTCGGCTGCCTCGCCGTGCTCGCCGCGCTCGTCGCCCCCTATCTCGTCGCTGACGCCGGGGCGGTCGGCGTCTACTACGACGCTGGCACCGGGCCGACCCCGCTCCTCGTCGGCCTGTTCGCTGCCGTCACGGTCATCGCCCTCGCTGCGGGGCGCGCGGACCGAACCGATCCGGCGACCGCCGCCGGTGTCGCGCTGGTCTTTGGCGTCTGTATCGCGGCGCTCGCGCTCGTGTGGGCCGTGACGGTCCCTGACGCGATCGTCTTCCAGCTCTCGCGGACCGATCTCGTCTCGTTCCATCGATGGGTGCTCGCCGCGGTCTCGCTCGCCGTTCCGATCGGTAGCGCGTGGTACACCCGTGCACTCGGGCTGGTGTAG
- a CDS encoding Rieske (2Fe-2S) protein encodes MAVEDTEYVQVASLSDLEDEGRQVVSSDGRPIALFHHEGEVYAVDNRCPHMGFPLTRGTVEDGILTCHWHHARFELEEGDTFDLFADDVQTFPTEIDDGEVYLDPDPEPDVPPATRRRNRLADGLQENISLVMAKSVIGLDEEDEGFYTPLETAVNFGTRYRAMGWGRGLTTLGCMANLHEHVGGRDKRRAMFMGVREVADDSAGEPPRFQQYAFDNQDLSKSRLKSWFRNTCEVRDTDGAERCLLTAIDSLPPKDVAEIVFAAATDHRYMNTGHTLDFINTALETTERLGWDEHAESALAATVAQITDATRSEELSSWRQPVDIASLCADANDLLPDLVAAGEGKDWERPEGFVETLLSEDAEAIIDALTDAIKEGATTSQLADAVARAATRRVLWFATNNEFNDWNTVHHTFTYANAVHRATRKTDATELYRACFDGAMSVYLDRFLNSPRAPVPDPGESDRAPDEIRADLLDAFDEQGQVNQAAALVSEHFDASGDPDDLKRTLGRGLLREDANFHTLQNVEGAFGRFGVVDEENEQRTALMACARYMAAHFPTRRSAEQTFSIATRLHRGERLHEVE; translated from the coding sequence ATGGCGGTCGAAGACACGGAGTACGTTCAGGTCGCATCGCTGTCGGATCTCGAAGACGAGGGCCGGCAGGTCGTGAGTAGCGACGGCCGACCCATCGCACTCTTTCACCACGAGGGCGAGGTCTACGCCGTCGACAACCGGTGTCCGCACATGGGATTTCCGCTCACTCGCGGCACCGTCGAGGACGGCATCCTCACCTGTCACTGGCACCACGCGCGCTTCGAACTGGAGGAGGGCGACACGTTCGATCTGTTCGCCGACGATGTCCAGACTTTCCCGACCGAGATCGACGACGGCGAGGTGTATCTCGATCCCGATCCCGAACCCGACGTGCCGCCCGCGACCCGACGACGCAATCGCCTCGCCGACGGCCTCCAGGAGAACATCTCGCTCGTGATGGCGAAGTCGGTTATCGGCCTTGACGAGGAGGACGAGGGGTTCTACACGCCACTCGAAACAGCAGTCAACTTCGGCACCAGGTATCGAGCGATGGGGTGGGGGCGCGGTCTCACCACGCTCGGCTGCATGGCGAACCTCCACGAGCACGTCGGCGGCCGGGACAAGCGCCGCGCGATGTTTATGGGTGTTCGCGAGGTCGCCGACGACTCCGCCGGCGAGCCGCCCCGCTTCCAGCAGTACGCCTTCGACAACCAGGACCTCTCGAAGTCCCGGCTCAAGTCGTGGTTCCGGAACACCTGCGAGGTGCGCGACACCGACGGCGCGGAGCGGTGTCTGCTCACCGCGATCGACTCTCTCCCGCCCAAGGACGTCGCGGAGATCGTCTTCGCCGCCGCGACCGACCATCGGTACATGAACACCGGCCACACGCTGGATTTCATCAATACGGCACTCGAAACTACGGAGCGTCTCGGGTGGGACGAGCACGCCGAGAGCGCGCTCGCCGCGACGGTCGCCCAGATCACCGACGCCACCCGCTCGGAAGAACTCTCGTCGTGGCGACAGCCCGTCGACATCGCCAGTCTCTGCGCCGACGCGAACGATCTCCTGCCAGACTTGGTGGCGGCCGGTGAGGGGAAAGACTGGGAGCGACCAGAGGGGTTCGTCGAGACGCTGCTCTCGGAGGACGCTGAGGCGATCATCGACGCGCTGACCGACGCGATCAAGGAGGGGGCGACGACGAGCCAGCTCGCGGACGCAGTCGCGCGCGCGGCCACGCGACGGGTGTTGTGGTTCGCCACGAACAACGAGTTCAACGACTGGAACACCGTCCACCACACGTTCACCTACGCGAACGCGGTCCACCGCGCGACCCGAAAGACCGACGCGACCGAACTCTATCGGGCGTGTTTCGACGGTGCCATGTCGGTCTACCTCGATCGATTCCTCAACTCGCCGCGTGCGCCGGTGCCCGATCCGGGCGAGTCCGACCGCGCACCCGACGAAATCCGCGCCGACCTGCTCGACGCGTTCGACGAACAGGGCCAGGTCAATCAGGCCGCGGCGCTCGTGAGCGAACACTTCGACGCCAGCGGCGATCCTGACGACCTCAAGCGTACCCTCGGCCGGGGGCTGCTCCGCGAGGACGCGAACTTCCACACTCTCCAGAACGTGGAGGGAGCCTTCGGCCGGTTCGGGGTCGTTGACGAGGAGAACGAACAGCGAACGGCGCTGATGGCGTGTGCGCGATACATGGCCGCACACTTCCCGACGCGGCGCTCGGCCGAACAGACGTTCTCGATCGCGACCAGACTCCACCGCGGCGAGCGCCTCCACGAAGTGGAGTAG
- a CDS encoding VIT1/CCC1 transporter family protein, which produces MSAESDPESLVERIGTDMIGPIARRYFVSNGFDGALTGVGVTVGAYLSGIDDGLTVISLGLGAAVGLTTSGVWSVWEIERAEMRAEIQETEEAMLTDLSDTQVERDKMSDQVVNALMSGLGPLLGLVVPLTPFLFEGSVFTLFQATLASVAMAVGILFTFGAYMASISRQRWYVAGIRMGLAGVVVAVLNVFLPG; this is translated from the coding sequence ATGAGTGCGGAATCGGACCCGGAGTCGCTGGTAGAGCGGATCGGGACCGACATGATCGGTCCGATCGCCCGGCGGTATTTCGTCTCGAACGGGTTCGACGGCGCGCTCACCGGCGTCGGGGTCACGGTCGGCGCGTATCTCTCGGGGATCGACGACGGGCTCACCGTCATCAGCCTCGGGCTCGGTGCGGCCGTCGGTCTCACCACATCGGGCGTGTGGAGCGTCTGGGAGATCGAGCGTGCGGAGATGCGCGCCGAGATTCAGGAAACCGAAGAGGCGATGCTCACCGACCTGAGTGACACACAGGTCGAGCGTGACAAAATGAGCGACCAGGTCGTCAACGCACTCATGAGCGGCCTGGGACCGCTGCTCGGGCTCGTGGTGCCGCTTACCCCGTTCCTGTTCGAGGGATCGGTGTTCACGCTGTTTCAGGCCACGCTGGCCTCGGTCGCCATGGCGGTCGGTATCCTGTTCACCTTCGGCGCGTACATGGCCTCGATCTCCCGACAGCGGTGGTATGTCGCCGGCATTCGGATGGGGCTCGCTGGCGTCGTCGTCGCGGTGCTCAACGTCTTCCTGCCTGGATAA
- a CDS encoding DUF211 domain-containing protein: MAMIRQLVLDVLKPHEPTMLSVAQEIAETDGVDGVNAILIEMDEEVRNIKFTIEGEDIDYDTVTGVIEDTGATVHSVDQVACGDRIVDEMPTPQD; this comes from the coding sequence ATGGCTATGATTCGCCAGCTAGTGCTGGACGTTCTCAAGCCGCATGAACCGACGATGCTCTCGGTCGCCCAGGAGATCGCCGAGACCGACGGCGTCGACGGCGTGAACGCCATTCTCATCGAGATGGACGAGGAGGTTCGTAACATCAAGTTCACCATCGAGGGCGAGGACATCGATTACGACACCGTGACCGGGGTGATCGAGGACACGGGCGCGACGGTCCACTCGGTCGATCAGGTCGCCTGCGGGGACCGTATCGTCGACGAGATGCCGACGCCTCAGGACTGA